A window of the Eremothecium cymbalariae DBVPG#7215 chromosome 5, complete sequence genome harbors these coding sequences:
- the LEU4 gene encoding 2-isopropylmalate synthase LEU4 (similar to Ashbya gossypii AFL229W) — translation MFKQTLAKLAETPRCSIPPYKPTYKNLLRDPSSKYKPFSRINLPNRQWPDKRITKAPRWLSSDLRDGNQSLPDPMSIEQKKLLFHKLIEIGFKEIEVSFPSASQTDFDFTRYAVENAPDDVAIQCLVQSREHLIRRTVEALSGAKNAIVHTYLATSDTFRDVVFNMSKEEAIERAVEATKLVRSLTKDDPSQQATRWSYEFSPECFSDTPVEFAVEICEAVKAAWEPTTDNPIIFNLPATVEVASPNIYADQIEYFSSHISEREKVSISTHTHNDRGCGVAATELGLMAGADRVEGCLFGNGERTGNVDLVTVALNMYTQGVSPNLDFSDLPAIIETVEQCNKIPVHPRAPYGGDLVVCAFSGSHQDAIKKGFKHIASRREKGDLVWKLPYLPLDPKDIGRNYEALIRVNSQSGKGGAAWVILKYLELDLPRPMQVEFSAVVQNEAERLGRELKAQDITALFKQTYNFEAKLTHLVLLDYQVVKINQKERVLTGQVQIGDNILPIEGFGNGPISSLVDAMSKLFNVQFSVSNYTEHSLGSGSSTKAASFIHLAYSTDSDKDESVKWGVGVSEDVGDASVKSIISVINNIVETGDLSTSTLSKK, via the coding sequence ATGTTTAAACAGACATTGGCCAAATTGGCTGAAACGCCTAGGTGTAGTATTCCGCCTTATAAGCCAACCTATAAGAATTTATTGAGAGAtccatcttcaaaatataagCCATTTAGTCGGATTAACTTACCAAACAGACAGTGGCCTGATAAGCGGATTACCAAGGCACCTCGTTGGTTATCTAGTGATTTGAGAGATGGGAACCAATCGTTGCCTGATCCAATGTCGATCGAACAGAAGAAGTTGCTATTTCATAAGTTGATTGAAATTGgctttaaagaaattgaagttTCGTTTCCGTCTGCTTCTCAAACggattttgattttaccAGGTATGCAGTTGAGAACGCGCCTGATGATGTTGCAATTCAATGCTTAGTACAGTCGCGGGAGCATTTGATTAGGCGCACTGTTGAAGCTTTAAGCGGTGCAAAAAATGCTATTGTGCATACTTATTTGGCTACTTCGGATACGTTCAGAGATGTGGTGTTCAATATGTCGAAGGAGGAGGCGATTGAGAGGGCTGTGGAGGCTACAAAACTTGTTAGAAGTTTGACGAAAGATGACCCAAGCCAGCAGGCTACCAGGTGGAGTTATGAATTTTCGCCTGAATGTTTTTCTGATACGCCAGTGGAATTTGCAGTTGAAATATGTGAGGCGGTGAAAGCAGCATGGGAACCAACAACTGATAATCccattatttttaatttacCGGCCACTGTTGAGGTTGCAtctccaaatatatatgctgACCAAATTGAATACTTTTCTTCCCATATTAGCGAGCGTGAAAAGGTATCTATTTCCACGCATACGCATAACGACCGTGGGTGTGGTGTTGCTGCTACTGAACTAGGTCTCATGGCAGGTGCTGATCGTGTTGAGGGTTGTTTGTTCGGGAATGGAGAGCGTACCGGTAACGTTGATCTTGTTACTGTTGCTTTAAACATGTATACACAAGGTGTATCTCCGAATTTGGATTTCTCTGATCTACCTGCCATCATTGAAACCGTAGAACAATGCAACAAAATACCAGTGCATCCAAGAGCGCCGTATGGTGGTGATTTGGTTGTTTGTGCGTTCTCTGGATCGCATCAGGATGCAATTAAGAAAGGATTTAAACATATTGCTTCGAGACGTGAAAAGGGAGATTTGGTATGGAAGCTGCCATATTTGCCATTAGACCCTAAAGATATTGGTAGAAACTACGAAGCCTTAATTAGAGTCAACTCTCAATCAGGTAAAGGTGGCGCTGCATGGgtgattttgaaatacttGGAACTTGATCTACCAAGACCAATGCAAGTCGAATTTTCTGCTGTAGTACAGAACGAAGCTGAGCGCCTAGGAAGAGAGTTAAAGGCTCAGGATATTACGGCGTTGTTCAAGCAGACGTACAACTTTGAAGCAAAACTAACTCATTTGGTCCTTCTAGACTATCAAGTTGTAAAGAtaaaccaaaaagaaagagtATTAACTGGTCAAGTCCAAATTGGAGACAATATTCTACCGATTGAAGGTTTTGGTAATGGTCCTATCTCTTCCTTAGTCGATGCAATGTCAAAGTTGTTTAACGTACAGTTTAGTGTTTCTAACTACACAGAGCACTCCTTGGGTTCAGGCTCTTCTACAAAAGCTGCATCCTTCATCCACTTAGCTTATTCTACCGATTCGGACAAGGACGAGTCCGTCAAATGGGGTGTTGGCGTTTCTGAGGATGTCGGCGATGCTTCTGTAAAATCTATTATCTCAGTCATTAACAACATAGTTGAAACTGGCGACCTCTCCACCAGTACCTTatccaaaaaataa